A stretch of Ictidomys tridecemlineatus isolate mIctTri1 unplaced genomic scaffold, mIctTri1.hap1 Scaffold_102, whole genome shotgun sequence DNA encodes these proteins:
- the LOC144372417 gene encoding TATA box-binding protein-associated factor RNA polymerase I subunit A-like, translated as MSDFSEELTKTISEDDQVETSVLTGTGMYFPWLQKHLETVVTGGKKKKDFAQTTSACLNFIQEALLKHEWQQAAEYMNSCLQILKDSDTYKKHAAPEVTWRLGSEILFYHPKSNVETFNTFADRMKNIGVLNYVKISLQHALYLMHHGMLEDANRNLSQAETWRYGEKSSSQEILINLVQAYKGLLQYYTWSKKKAELSKLDE; from the exons ATGAGTGATTTCAGTGAAGAATTGACAAAGACCATTTCAGAGGATGACCAGGTGGAAACATCTGTGCTCACTGGTACAGGAATGTATTTTCCTTGGCTTCAGAAGCATTTAGAAACTGTAG TGActggagggaaaaagaagaaagattttgcTCAGACAACAAGTGcttgtttaaattttatccaAGAAGCCCTTCTGAAGCACGAGTGGCAGCAAGCTGCAGAGTATATGAACAGCTGTTTGCAGATCTTGAAAGATTCAGACACCTACAAAAAGCATGCTGCACCAGAG GTTACTTGGAGACTTGGAAGTGAAATTCTCTTTTATCATCCCAAAAGCAATGTGGAGACTTTCAATACCTTTGCTGACCGGATGAAAAATATTGGTGTCCTGAATTATGTAAAG ATCTCCTTACAACATGCATTGTACCTTATGCATCATGGAATGCTTGAGGATGCAAACAGAAATCTAAGTCAGGCAGAGACATGGAGATATGGTGAAAAATCGTCTTCCCAGGAAATATTAATCAACCTTGTTCAGGCCTACAAAGGGCTTTTGCAGTATTATACATGGTCCAAAAAGAAAGCTGAATTGTCAAAGCTTGATGAGtga